One Triticum dicoccoides isolate Atlit2015 ecotype Zavitan chromosome 4B, WEW_v2.0, whole genome shotgun sequence genomic window carries:
- the LOC119296320 gene encoding uncharacterized protein LOC119296320, producing MAYYSNHHAYASNTTNNTESIQELISKISHQLDDLAQQRGVVFEDRPSSYYPYSGGNPYVAPTCHICGYQGHSPAECQRGYSHTPDCFGMSFAQEHSSYQNNYSHGCPENPNMSYRSNNPEISPLASSNHMQGFRYEEESHSYAPQQSYSAPIHIPQHEEMLPMELNGPPFGQPTPSTQVPTQDEFDDIDKFTLLSLEFSWSAEDDPIRKVILDEMKKIKSGNELVEEVKKIEKNINAGSSISSQLELSVAEIPLDTCEVPTPSHFVEQVSKCLEQEIPQIEEDELEDKDQDGQELQFPSDQVEDSSSTTEELQEAAVDKDEDHEIHLPIVIPERDVSGLLNPLDDMMPCDFFATTLLYMILSLKIDLKTHLLGYDDIYPVSGITLICDDHSYFPRANPMLNETYHSHASLALNDKCHPRVSIDHADFCHPKHVLYSYAYIIGYSIDDLEGIDRITCSCLCESYFRLLLLHCLLHADQV from the coding sequence ATGGCTTACTATTCAAATCATCATGCTTATGCGAGCAACACTACAAACAACACGGAAAGTATTCAAGAACTGATAAGTAAGATTTCCCATCAATTAGATGATTTAGCTCAGCAGCGAGGAGTAGTTTTTGAGGATAGGCCTAGTTCTTATTATCCTTATTCCGGAGGCAATCCTTATGTTGCTCCTACATGCCATATTTGTGGATATCAGGGCCATTCGCCCGCTGAATGTCAGCGTGGTTACTCTCACACTCCAGATTGTTTTGGCATGAGCTTCGCTCAAGAGCATagctcataccaaaacaattactcaCATGGGTGTCCTGAAAACCCGAATATGTCATATAGGAGCAACAACCCCGAGATCTCACCGCTTGCTTCTAGTAATCATATGCAGGGATTTAGGTATGAAGAGGAGAGCCACAGCTATGCTCCACAACAGTCTTATTCAGCTCCTATTCATATACCTCAGCACGAGGAGATGTTGCCAATGGAGTTAAATGGTCCTCCATTTGGTCAACCAACACCTTCAACACAAGTGCCTACTCAAGATGAGTTTGATGACATAGACAAGTTCACACTTTTGAGTCTTGAGTTCAGTTGGAGTGCCGAGGATGATCCTATTAGGAAGGTTATACTAGAtgaaatgaagaagatcaagagtgGGAATGAGCTAGTGGAAGAAGTAAAGAAGATTGAGAAGAACATCAACGCTGGCAGCTCTATTTCTTCACAGCTAGAGCTGAGTGTTGCTGAGATTCCCCTTGATACATGTGAGGTTCCAACACCTTCACATTTCGTTGAGCAAGTTAGCAAGTGCCTTGAGCAAGAGATACCTCAGATTGAAGAAGATGAACTAGAAGACAAGGACCAAGATGGTCAAGAGCTGCAATTCCCAAGTGATCAAGTTGAAGACTCATCATCTACTACTGAAGAACTACAAGAAGCTGCTGTAGATAAAGATGAAGATCATGAGATTCATTTGCCTATTGTCATACCAGAGCGTGATGTGTCAGGTTTACTCAATCCTCTTGATGACATGATGCCTTGTGATTTCTTTGCTACTACCTTGCTTTACATGATACTATCACTTAAGATTGATTTGAAAACTCATTTGCTTGGATATGATGATATATACCCTGTTAGTGGTATTACTCTCATTTGTGATGATCATAGTTACTTTCCTCGTGCTAATCCTATGCTTAATGAAACATATCACTCCCATGCTAGTCTTGCACTTAATGATAAATGTCATCCTCGTGTGAGTATTGACCATGCTGATTTCTGCCATCCTAAACATGTGCTTTATAGTTATGCTTATATAATTGGATATTCCATTGATGACTTGGAGGGCATCGACCGTATCACTTGTAGTTGTTTGTGTGAGTCCTATTTCAGGCTTTTGCTACTGCACTGTTTACTACATGCTGACCAGGTTTAA